The nucleotide window GAAGTTCTTTGTAGAGGTTAGGAGCGAGATGAGGATTAGACCACAGCAGGAAAATCAGCCAGAATAACGTCGGTATGTGGATTTCTTTTATCTTAAGATGAACTGGAGAATACTGAGATAATATTAAAATAATAGTAAATATTAACTTTAATAATTACAATCTAAAATTACCAATTGTATCAAATCTGGAATATAAAAATCTTATGAGGTTAGGAAGTTTCACTTCCCTTTAAAATTAGGTCTTCTTTTCTCGAAGAAAGCTCTAGCGCCTTCCTTAGCATCCTCTGAAGCCAGAGCTTGATTCTGCATTTCTCTCTCCAGAGCAAAAGCATTATACAACGGCAAATCCATTCCTTCATTAACTGCTAATTTTGCAAATCCCACTGCTAATGATGGACCTCTAGATATTTGCCTAGCAAACTCTAATGACTCTTCAAATAGTTTTTCTGGCTCTACTAACTTGTCTAGGATACCTAAATCATAAGCCTCTTTAGGAGAAAGTGTCTTGCCGGTTATCATTAGATATATAGCCTTCGATCTTCCAACTAATCTAGCTAAAAACTGAGTTCCTCCCTCACCTGGGATTAAAGCTAAATTGGCTACTTCTGGCATTCCAAATTTAATATTCTCATCATTGGCACCGAACCTCAAATCACAAGCAAGTGCCAGTTCTAAGCCCCCACCCATACAATGGCCATTTATGCTGGCTATTATCAATTTCTTTGTTGACATCATTCTTAACATGACCTCTTTGCTAAACTGACTTGAGAGCCCTATGTATTCTGGTGATTTATCCTTTATTTCATTTATATCAAATCCTGCAGAGAAAAATCTGGGAATTGCGCTAGTTATAATTAACGCTTTTACATTTTCATCAAAACGTGACTCCACAATAATGTTATCCAATTCTCTTAACATTTCCAGATTATGTGCATTAGCTGGTGGTCTATTTAATCTTATTATCCCCACTCCATCTTCGACTTCTATTTTGAAATATTTTGGAGTCAATTCAGTTAAACCCATGAACTATCACCTAAAATATTCTTCTATTCCTATTCACATCTGGTAACTCTAAACCTAAGGGTGCGATTAATTCTGCGACATCTTTTATGTATAATTGCCTCATTTCATCATTCCTCATTCTCTTTATCCCATACTTATAAGCTAAGTCTATAGTATATGACTTAGAGTGTCCAAACATATCTAAACCTCTAGGGAACCATTTATTTATTAATGCTTGTGCTAAATCCCTTTTTCCCTCTTCAACTAGTCTCTTTATGCCAGTATATCCAAAATTAATGTGAAATTCCTCTTCCATTAGCATTGTAGGAATTATTCTTGAAAGTGGACCAAAACTGGAATCCTCGAAGGCTAGTAGTTGATATAAACCTACCCTGTCTATTAAAAACGTAAAACCTAATGTGTCCTCCCACATATTAAAAGGAATATTAAACGCATCAAGCTTATGCCTACCCATTCTAGTCCACAATAGATTTTCGGCTATTTTCTTACCTTCTTCCCCGAATTCCTTTAGTAATTGAATAACTTGCCAACCATGCCTCATTTCATCAACCATAATCCTAGAAATTGTTACTCTATCTGATAACTTAGGTGCGTGGAATAACCACGGCATATGCTGTTCAATCGATGCGAACTCTGTATCTCCTTGAACTGTAAGTAGCTTTAACAAAACATCTACTGCTTCAAAGGGTAAATCGTATATTGATTCAAATTTCCTTAAACCCTTGTAATCTCCCCATCCAATAACTCTCTTAGGTTTCTTATATTCCACGGGAATCATCGATATATACTTACACATTTAGATATATAACGTTTTCTATACGTAGACATGAAAAAGCGAAAAGCATAAAAGATTCTAAAAATTAGATATTAAATGAGAGAACATGCAAAAATTAAGGAGTGTGAAGGAAGTTCCACAAGATTTAACAAATACACTAGTAAACATAATCGAACTAAGAGCTGATTTTGAGCTTGCAATGGTAGAGCAATATTCTCCATGGCTAGTAAATGCCCCAACGGTTGATAGTAGATTATTTGTAGCCAAACTGGTTTCAGATGAGCTAAATCACGGATGGCAACTGGTAAGATTGTTAGAGGAGTTCAAAGTTAAAGACGTAATTGAGAGGATTAGTAATGCGAGGTTGGGAATCCATAAATTAGAAGTATCGAACTTACCATTATTTAATTGGGAAGACGTTATTGCATTCACATTCCTAGTAGATGGAGCTGGGCTATATCAGCTAAAAATTCTTAAAGACTGTTCATTCGAACCCCTATCAACCCTAGCGTCTAGTATGATTAAGGAAGAAGAGTCTCATATATTTTTCTCACAAAATGAACTAAGAAATTACCAAAATAAGAATAGAATGCAAGGTGCAATTAACTTCTGGTTCCCTAGAGCGGTAGAGATGTTACACATGACATGGTCATTAAACGAAACCCATTTGAGAGATCTGAATATTTCGGATCTAACTAAAAACGATTTAATAAATGGTTATATAAAAACAACTAATGAGGAACTGAAAAAATGTGGATATAATGAAGTAAATTACGATAAGGCACTCCACTATAATGTTGTACTGAAGTAAAGTACGAGATTTTTACGTATAACATTAACAGCGTAAACTATATAAATTGGTTTAAAAAATTAAATAATAATGACAAGCCAGCATCGGAAAATTTTAAACATCACAGATGAACTATTTTCAAGGTACGATAATAGTGAATCAGATAAAAGAATTGCAATATATTATAGGAATGAAATTTGGACATATAGAAGGTTGATTGATGAAATTAATAGGGTAGGTAATACATTGAAAGACCTAGGTATAGAGAAAGAAAATAGGATCCTAATGATCTCATATGATAGTCCTTATTTCATATCAACGTTCTATGGTGCCGTGAAAATAGGTGCGATACCAGTACCAGTCAACACATATCTA belongs to Saccharolobus solfataricus and includes:
- a CDS encoding 1,2-phenylacetyl-CoA epoxidase subunit PaaC — protein: MQKLRSVKEVPQDLTNTLVNIIELRADFELAMVEQYSPWLVNAPTVDSRLFVAKLVSDELNHGWQLVRLLEEFKVKDVIERISNARLGIHKLEVSNLPLFNWEDVIAFTFLVDGAGLYQLKILKDCSFEPLSTLASSMIKEEESHIFFSQNELRNYQNKNRMQGAINFWFPRAVEMLHMTWSLNETHLRDLNISDLTKNDLINGYIKTTNEELKKCGYNEVNYDKALHYNVVLK
- a CDS encoding 1,2-phenylacetyl-CoA epoxidase subunit PaaC codes for the protein MIPVEYKKPKRVIGWGDYKGLRKFESIYDLPFEAVDVLLKLLTVQGDTEFASIEQHMPWLFHAPKLSDRVTISRIMVDEMRHGWQVIQLLKEFGEEGKKIAENLLWTRMGRHKLDAFNIPFNMWEDTLGFTFLIDRVGLYQLLAFEDSSFGPLSRIIPTMLMEEEFHINFGYTGIKRLVEEGKRDLAQALINKWFPRGLDMFGHSKSYTIDLAYKYGIKRMRNDEMRQLYIKDVAELIAPLGLELPDVNRNRRIF
- a CDS encoding enoyl-CoA hydratase/isomerase family protein; the protein is MGLTELTPKYFKIEVEDGVGIIRLNRPPANAHNLEMLRELDNIIVESRFDENVKALIITSAIPRFFSAGFDINEIKDKSPEYIGLSSQFSKEVMLRMMSTKKLIIASINGHCMGGGLELALACDLRFGANDENIKFGMPEVANLALIPGEGGTQFLARLVGRSKAIYLMITGKTLSPKEAYDLGILDKLVEPEKLFEESLEFARQISRGPSLAVGFAKLAVNEGMDLPLYNAFALEREMQNQALASEDAKEGARAFFEKRRPNFKGK